One Peromyscus leucopus breed LL Stock chromosome 20, UCI_PerLeu_2.1, whole genome shotgun sequence genomic region harbors:
- the Ly6d gene encoding lymphocyte antigen 6D, whose protein sequence is MLRMKTALILLLALAGATSPAWALRCHVCSSSTNCKQPQTCPASSSYCKTSTTVDTLTGNLVKKECVDSCTSNNSQQGQISSGSGVIQCCQGDLCNEKLYSAAPARALFSSATLGLAMSLGLLTLTILGL, encoded by the exons ATGCTGAGGATGAAGACGGCTCTGATCCTCCTCCTTGCCTTGGCTGGGGCCACTAGCCCAG CCTGGGCACTCCGATGTCACGTGTGCAGCAGCAGCACTAACTGTAAGCAACCTCAGACCTGCCCAGCCAGCTCCAGCTATTGCAAAACTTCCACCACAG TGGACACTCTGACTGGGAACCTGGTGAAGAAAGAATGTGTAGACTCATGCACTTCCAACAACAGCCAGCAGGGCCAGATCAGCAGCGGTTCCGGGGTCATACAATGTTGCCAGGGTGACCTGTGCAACGAGAAGCTGTACAGCGCTGCACCTGCACGTGCCCTGTTCAGCAGTGCCACCCTGGGGCTGGCAATGAGCCTGGGCCTCCTCACCCTTACCATTCTTGGCCTGTAA